A region from the Salminus brasiliensis chromosome 22, fSalBra1.hap2, whole genome shotgun sequence genome encodes:
- the tnrc6ba gene encoding trinucleotide repeat-containing gene 6B protein isoform X1, whose product MEDKKRKKEDKRKRETSQKVVEQKNKVPELTKPPSAQSLTTPNSVSPSPGPVPSTTSSIATPAAGAPPQGGNNAKRPAVANGQPSPSTQAPQRYMPREVPPRFRCQQDHKVLLKRGQPPLSSMLLGGSNSGGDSPSAAVTAASDSSLGSAGPAAPSLSHTSSSSSIAASSTTTSSNYANSMWGASSGSQPLSQGREKVIVDGSDLEEWPSIAAGDGARTGDAPVTAGADGSVVPNCSASWGERHLQQQPKAVGGGNDGGKSVSSGSPSPPSSSCSTNECMQPSSVVWGSQGVIGGNAVAAGSLPPISKASPLPGTDCSVGVSCGIPGANFNPNANPSAWPALVQDGAGAAAAEGGPSPLQSSKSLSANNSISVNQASHQHQLHQMQYRDVEPSCRDWGGAALEPGAGPKNTGVTEGGDVDCGSTGGGDLSASSSTSSSAWRAQPFPANSKTGASRTDAWEGGAAGSSVSAEGGNSWGFRGQDDRQGGSTWGTGSGCQISGVSQGAWGGGVGEWGNSSGVGNPSGGNGDGSSSNSSSSGGSISNPSVSSSTPSTMTRAWDNQKGTGGDGGPGESSEWGGQDSRGGGGTSSSSGGENSRSGNQHHGHHRSQQPSNADVALQSLLNRTDLDPRVLSNSGWGQTQIRQNVAWDLEVERGAASGARSSAPSHPPYSGSTGTSATAPSSLLPGAPQNLNSNSNSILRPSSISPGEGWDNNSSSSSGNSLPTRGPQASGSSIQNPGVSQSGSGVGNSSGGQSKHFGGWGEPHPSESQGKCWGSEGQEWREKTAGSGSTGWGDFRQQGTPATGDWGNSQEEKGTGGWKELGRGDGGNWTQRGGNEWGEREPKSSSGGWGDGKDSGGKGGDSEVGTWGSWDEGAPRKAWGTGGTETGGVGVGGGDLGSKSHSSWGGSVHPSQMPNSQSASLKGQAQQQQQSQPLQTQSQDTGAMQGGWGRQGGSSAQSQSSGWTSGPIPQISSGTGSSSEPSGWEEPSPQSISRKKEIDDGTSAWGDPNNYVYVNYWDKNNGPSGQPMQSQQQGPPPPPPVRKPAGPVNRDVNLTQSSNKVPAVAPSGWGGSGSPSSPCVDNGTAAWGKPADTPTGWGDPDDTGNTSGWGNPSPNPVKSGSKSMQEGWGEREGSVSASRHSSWEEEDEGGVMWNSAGSQGSGSSYNSGGWGNKKGNKGPIKSGDSWMNPMTRQFSNMGLLEDPSGRPLDLAPGPPQDKKMDGDKRGMGLSDYNGEMRKGGRGGGGGVVFRSSSSKEVGPGEPGPYYDKQTLPFTNQDGCLGEEGPCSPYSPPTVFKPSPLYNHPNPPRQMGGHMFGSSSGMAQARHQPGVPPINPTVRAQVPHQFLSPQVPGSVLKQMPPPSGGVGGVSGGVFPPQLSPQHIAMLSSIYPPHIQFQLACQLLLQQQPQQQQQQQQQQLLQNQRKFPQNVRQQADPQQLARIMAVLQQQRQQQQVGSAGGSSKLSPSHLGGPKMPMHDSLAHPGLGGSVADLHQKSSTAYSGFGSGLELGSMVGAPTGLKEGGGQQSRFKWMMEGHSPAPSSPDNALHKNGPIAAPVKRGSSPYSQYEMLGVDSLGVPSDSWQRSPGNKMGNKPGTSTWPPEFQPGVPWKGIPSVDPESDPYITPGGILSSSAVSSLNDTEHPLLRDNTESTPSLNTLLPSPGAWPYSASDSPLNNAHNPAKYTEYKPSWPPEPIGHNKPWKTNRNTSQLPRPPPGLTHQKQPSVSPWAGGAPRLGRGWGGSGGSHESRYGPGNVMTSGSAWSDGGASRGSCWLVLSNLTPQIDGSTLRTICMQHGPLLTFHLGLTQGSALIRYSTRQEAAKAQSALHMCVLGNTTILAEFVSEEEVARYFAHSQAGGAGSTSGASAGGAVTGPTGTAVSSGPGAVGAGSAGSIPGGERERPGGSSIAGGSSNGGGGGSAGSTWQSLDGTGSSPDPVSAQGSGLSIFAQWSNGAGGGGVGSSTAGVESGRQGLWGGMAAGYPSSSLWGSPALEDRHQMSSPAALLPGDLLGGGSDSI is encoded by the exons ATGGAAGACAAGAAAAGGAAGAAGGAAGATAAAAGGAAAAGGGAAACCTCACAGAAG GTGGTCGAGCAAAAAAACAAAG TGCCAGAACTGACCAAGCCCCCATCTGCCCAGTCTCTTACTACCCCCAACTCGGTCTCCCCCAGCCCTGGCCCTGTCCCTTCTACAACCTCCTCCATTGCCACCCCGGCTGCTGGCGCCCCCCCTCAGGGTGGGAACAATGCTAAGCGGCCGGCGGTGGCCAACGGACAGCCCTCCCCCAGCACCCAGGCCCCCCAGCGCTACATGCCCCGAGAAGTGCCCCCTCGATTCCGTTGCCAGCAGGACCACAAAGTGCTACTGAAGAGGGGCCAGCCACCACTGTCCTCCATGCTGCTGGGGGGAAGCAACAGCGGGGGAGACAGCCCCAGTGCAGCAGTGACTGCTGCCTCAg ATTCCAGCCTGGGTTCTGCAGGTCCAGCtgctccctctctgtctcacacGTCATCCTCCTCATCAATCGCTgcttcttctactactacttcttcAAATTATGCAAATTCCATGTGGGGGGCAAGCTCTGGCAGCCAGCCCCTCTCTCAGGGCAGGGAGAAGGTGATAGTGGATGGGTCAGACCTGGAGGAATGGCCCAGCATTGCTGCTGGAGACGGGGCCAGAACAGGAGATGCACCAGTTACTGCAGGAGCCGATGGCAGCGTAGTACCGAACTGCAGTGCCTCATGGGGTGAAAGGCACCTCCAGCAGCAGCCAAAGGCTGTGGGAGGAGGGAATGATGGTGGGAAAAGTGTCAGTTCTGGTAGCCCCTCCCCACCTTCGTCCTCCTGTTCAACCAATGAATGTATGCAGCCTAGTAGTGTTGTTTGGGGGTCCCAGGGAGTCATAGGAGGAAATGCAGTAGCAGCAGGGTCATTGCCCCCCATATCCAAAGCCTCCCCTCTCCCAGGGACTGATTGCTCTGTTGGCGTCAGCTGTGGAATTCCAGGTGCCAACTTTAACCCTAATGCCAACCCCTCTGCATGGCCAGCCCTGGTACAGGATGGGGCTGGGGCAGCTGCAGCAGAGGGTGGCCCCTCTCCTCTCCAAAGCTCAAAGTCATTGTCTGCCAACAACTCCATTTCTGTGAATCAAGCCTCTCATCAGCACCAACTTCACCAAATGCAATACAGAGACGTAGAGCCATCCTGTAGAGACTGGGGTGGTGCAGCACTGGAACCAGGAGCTGGACCAAAAAACACAGGAGTGACGGAAGGGGGTGATGTGGACTGTGGAAGTACAGGAGGTGGGGATCTCTCCGCCTCCTCTTCCACCTCTTCATCTGCTTGGAGAGCTCAGCCTTTTCCTGCAAATTCCAAAACGGGTGCCTCTAGGACTGATGCATGGGAGGGTGGAGCAGCGGGAAGTTCTGTCTCTGCTGAAGGGGGAAACTCATGGGGGTTCAGAGGACAAGACGATAGACAAGGTGGAAGTACATGGGGCACCGGAAGTGGTTGTCAGATATCTGGGGTATCTCAGGGAGCATGGGGTGGGGGAGTTGGGGAATGGGGTAATTCAAGCGGTGTTGGCAATCCAAGTGGTGGAAATGGAGATGGCTCaagcagtaacagcagcagcagtggtgggAGCATTAGTAACCCTTcggtttcttcctccacaccTTCAACTATGACAAGAGCTTGGGACAATCAGAAAGGAACCGGAGGAGATGGAGGGCCAGGAGAATCCAGTGAATGGGGGGGTCAGGACAGCAGAGGTGGAGGTGGTACCTCATCCTCCAGTGGTGGAGAGAACTCAAGAAGTGGCAATCAGCATCATGGCCACCAccgctctcagcagccttccaACGCTGATGTGGCCTTACAGAGTCTGCTCAATCGGACTGACCTAGACCCTAGAGTGCTGTCAAACTCTGGATGGGGACAGACACAGATCCGTCAGAATGTGGCATGGGATTTGGAGGTGGAAAGAGGAGCAGCAAGTGGAGCCAGATCTTCTGCACCAAGTCATCCACCATATTCTGGCTCTACTGGAACATCAGCCACTGCCCCATCATCACTGCTTCCTGGTGCACCTCAGAACTTGAACTCAAACTCAAATTCCATCCTTAGACCTTCATCTATCTCACCTGGTGAAGGCTGGGATAAcaatagcagtagcagcagtggtaaCTCTTTGCCCACTCGAGGTCCACAAGCCTCTGGCAGCAGTATTCAAAACCCTGGTGTTTCACAGTCTGGAAGTGGAGTGGGTAATTCATCAGGGGGGCAGAGCAAGCATTTTGGGGGCTGGGGAGAGCCACATCCATCTGAGAGCCAAGGAAAATGTTGGGGCAGTGAGGGCCAGGAGtggagagagaaaacagcagGGAGCGGTTCAACTGGATGGGGAGATTTTCGACAACAGGGTACTCCAGCAACTGGAGACTGGGGAAACAGTCAGGAGGAGAAAGGGACTGGTGGTTGGAAGGAGCTTGGAAGAGGGGATGGGGGAAATTGGACACAGAGAGGTGGTAATGAATGGGGAGAACGGGAGCCAAAATCAAGCAGTGGGGGTTGGGGTGATGGTAAGGATAGTGGAGGTAAAGGTGGGGATTCAGAAGTAGGTACATGGGGCAGCTGGGATGAGGGAGCTCCAAGAAAAGCTTGGGGAACAGGAGGTACAGAGACAGGAGGTGTTGGGGTAGGAGGGGGGGACCTGGGAAGCAAATCTCACTCGAGCTGGGGTGGCAGCGTACACCCTTCACAGATGCCAAACAGCCAGTCGGCCTCTCTGAAAGGTCAGgcacaacagcagcaacaatcaCAGCCCCTGCAGACCCAGTCGCAGGATACAGGGGCCATGCAAGGGGGCTGGGGAAGACAAGGAGGTTCTTCAGCCCAGAGCCAAAGTTCAGGATGGACCTCAGGGCCCATACCTCAAATATCCAGTGGAACTGGAAGCAGTTCAGAGCCCAGTGGCTGGGAGGAACCTTCGCCACAGTCTATAAGCAGGAAAAAGGAAATAGATGATGGAACTTCTGCCTGGGGTGATCCCAATAACTATGTCTATGTCAATTACTGGGACAAGAACAACGGCCCATCTGGCCAACCAATGCAGTCCCAGCAGCAGggtcctcctccacctccaccagtgAGAAAGCCTGCAGGCCCTGTGAACAGGGATGTGAACCTCACACAATCCTCCAACAAGGTCCCGGCAGTGG CTCCTTCTGGATGGGGAGGGAGCGGTTCTCCCTCCAGTCCATGTGTGGACAATGGCACTGCAGCTTGGGGCAAGCCTGCTGACACGCCAACTGGCTGGGGTGACCCAGATGACACGGGGAATACCTCGGGTTGGGGAAACCCTTCTCCCAACCCAGTCAAATCTG GTTCAAAGTCTATGCAAGAAGGCTGGGGTGAGCGAGAGGGATCCGTCAGTGCTTCACGCCACTCCAGCtgggaagaggaggatgaaggggGTGTAATGTGGAATAGTGCTGGATCTCAAGGCAGCGGCTCTTCATATAATTCTGGGGGCTGGGGAAACAAGAAGGGAAACAAG GGTCCAATAAAAAGTGGAGACTCTTGGATGAACCCTATGACTAGACAATTTTCAAACATGGGGCTTCTG GAGGATCCCAGTGGCCGTCCACTGGATCTGGCCCCTGGCCCTCCTCAAGATAAAAAGATGGATGGAGACAAACGAGGTATGGGTTTGAGTGACTACAATGGAGAGATGCGCAAAGGAGGGCGTGGAGGGGGAGGAGGCGTAGTCTTCCGTTCGTCTAGTTCCAAAGAGGTGGGGCCTGGTGAGCCTGGGCCTTACTATGACAAG CAGACCTTGCCTTTCACCAATCAGGATGGGTGCCTTGGGGAGGAGGGGCCTTGTTCTCCATATTCTCCGCCCACAGTCTTCAAGCCCTCTCCCCTCTACAACCACCCCAATCCCCCTAGACAA ATGGGTGGTCATATGTTTGGAAGTAGTAGTGGGATGGCACAAGCTAGGCACCAGCCAGGAGTGCCGCCCATTAACCCGACTGTACGAGCGCAAGTGCCTCATCAGTTCCTGTCGCCTCAG GTGCCAGGTTCTGTTCTGAAGCAAATGCCTCCTCCGAGCGGTGGCGTTGGAGGAGTCAGTGGAGGGGTATTTCCGCCTCAGCTTTCCCCACAGCACATCGCTATGCTCAGCAGCATTTATCCCCCTCACATTCAGTTCCAGCTG GCGTGTCAGCTGCTCCTGCAGCAGCagcctcagcagcagcagcagcaacagcaacagcagctccTGCAGAACCAGCGCAAGTTCCCTCAAAATGTGCGTCAGCAAGCAGACCCACAACAG CTTGCCAGAATCATGGCTGTTCTCCAGCAGCaaagacagcagcagcaggtgggtAGTGCAGGTGGGAGCTCTAAGCTGTCCCCCTCTCACCTTGGCGGTCCAAAAATGCCAATGCATGACTCCCTTGCTCACCCTGGCCTGGGAGGCTCAGTAGCTGACCTGCATCAAAAATCGTCAACTGCATATTCAG GGTTTGGTTCTGGTCTTGAGCTGGGTTCCATGGTCGGTGCTCCAACTGGTCTGAAAGAAGGTGGGGGACAGCAATCTCGCTTTAAATGGATGATGGAAGGTCACTCGCCAGCTCCCTCCTCTCCAGACAATGCACTTCACAAAAATG GCCCCATTGCTGCTCCTGTGAAGAGAGGAAGCTCACCGTACTCTCAGTATGAGATGCTGGGGGTGGATAGTTTGGGTGTGCCTTCGGACAGCTGGCAAAGAAGCCCTGGGAACAAAATGGGAAACAAACCAGGCACATCCACCTGGCCTCCAG AATTCCAGCCAGGGGTGCCTTGGAAAGGAATTCCGAGTGTTGATCCAGAATCAGACCCATACATAACCCCTGGAGGTATACTGAGCTCATCTGCAGTGTCAAGCCTCAATGATACTGAGCATCCGTTGCTGAGAGATAACACAG AATCAACCCCCTCCCTAAACACCTTGCTGCCTTCACCTGGTGCCTGGCCCTACAGTGCCTCAGACAGCCCCCTCAACAATGCACACAATCCAG CTAAGTACACAGAGTACAAGCCAAGCTGGCCCCCTGAGCCCATTGGACACAACAAGCCTTGGAAGACCAATCGTAACACTTCCCAGCTGCCACGCCCACCTCCTGGACTAACCCATCAGAAGCAGCCCTCTGTGTCCCCGTGGGCAGGAGGAGCACCACGCCTGGGCAGGGGCTGGGGTGGCTCTGGAGGCAGTCATGAAAGCAGATACGGGCCTGGTAATGTCATGACTTCAG GCTCAGcatggagtgatggtggagcttCAAGGGGAAGTTGTTGGCTGGTGCTGAGTAATCTTACTCCCCAG ATTGATGGTTCCACCCTGCGCACTATCTGTATGCAGCATGGTCCGCTGTTGACCTTTCACCTTGGTCTAACCCAGGGCAGTGCTTTGATTCGCTACAGTACTCGCCAAGAAGCAGCCAAGGCTCAGAGTGCCCTGCACAT GTGCGTTCTGGGCAACACCACAATCCTGGCTGAGTTTGTAAGTGAGGAGGAGGTCGCTCGCTATTTTGCACATTCCCAGGCAGGTGGGGCCGGGAGCACAAGTGGAGCCAGTGCAGGTGGAGCCGTTACCGGGCCAACTGGAACAGCAGTGTCATCTGGCCCCGGAGCAGTGGGTGCTGGTAGTGCCGGGAGCATACCCGGCGGAGAAAGGGAGCGGCCAGGAGGAAGTTCTATTGCAGGAGGTAGCAGCAACGGTGGCGGAGGTGGGTCTGCAGGCTCTACCTGGCAGAGTTTGGACGGTACGGGCAGCTCCCCTGACCCAGTCTCGGCCCAAGGCTCTGGCTTGAGCATCTTCGCCCAGTGGAGCAACGGTGCAGGTGGAGGTGGAGTGGGCAGCAGCACAGCAGGTGTGGAGTCAGGCAGGCAGGGGCTTTGGGGTGGCATGGCAGCAGGGTACCCCAGCAGCAGTCTATGGGGGTCTCCAGCTTTGGAGGACCGGCACCAAATGAGCAGTCCTGCAGCACTGTTGCCTGGAGACCTGCTGGGTGGCGGGTCCGACTCTATCTGA